In the Helianthus annuus cultivar XRQ/B chromosome 11, HanXRQr2.0-SUNRISE, whole genome shotgun sequence genome, one interval contains:
- the LOC110889709 gene encoding indole-3-glycerol phosphate synthase, chloroplastic, producing MESLMHVGFRVRVINPNSRFKSFKSPSIPMDARRNTVTCIRSQQSGTKDGPLIATATSDSLVEELKSKDWEIGVLKDEIAATQGIRIRRRPPTGPPLHYVGPFEFRLQNEGNTPRNILEEIVWNKDTEVTQMKEIKPIYTLKKALENAPPSRDFLGALKASYLRTGLPALIAEVKKASPSRGVIREDFNPVEVAQAYEKGGAACLSVLTDSKYFQGSFENLEAIHSAGVKCPLLCKEFIVDAWQLYYARTKGADGVLLIAAVLPDLDIKYMLKICKMIGLTALVEVHDENEMDRMLAIDGIELIGINNRNLETFEVDTSNTKRLLEGKRGETIRQKDILVVGESGLFTPADIAYVQEAGVKAVLVGESIVKQKDPTQGIRGLFGKDIAG from the exons ATGGAGTCACTGATGCACGTCGGATTCAGGGTTAGGGTTATAAACCCTAATTCCAGATTCAAATCCTTCAAGTCTCCATCGATCCCAATGGACGCCCGCAGAAACACTGTTACCTGTATTCGATCTCAACAG TCCGGGACAAAGGATGGGCCTTTGATTGCAACTGCAACTAGTGATTCATTAGTTGAAGAATTGAAAAGTAAAGATTGGGAAATTGGGGTTTTGAAAGATGAAATAGCTGCAACTCAGGGTATTCGGATAAGAAGAAGGCCACCAACGGGACCTCCTTTGCATTATGTTGGTCCGTTCGAGTTTCGGTTGCAGAACGAAGGGAATACTCCTCGGAATATACTAGAGGAGATTGTATGGAACAAAGATACAGAGGTTACACAG ATGAAAGAGATAAAACCAATATATACACTAAAGAAGGCTCTCGAAAATGCTCCACCTTCTCGAGACTTTTTAGGAGCTCTTAAGGCATCGTATTTACGAACAGGATTGCCCGCTTTAATTGCGGAAGTGAAAAAGGCTTCGCCAAGTAGAGGTGTTATAAGGGAAGATTTCAATCCT GTTGAAGTCGCACAAGCTTATGAGAAAGGTGGAGCAGCATGCCTTAGTGTTTTGACTGATTCAAAATATTTTCAG GGGAGCTTTGAGAATCTTGAGGCTATACATAGTGCTGGAGTCAAG TGCCCTCTTTTGTGCAAAGAGTTTATTGTGGATGCATGGCAGCTTTATTATGCGAGAACAAAGGGTGCAGATGGTGTTTTGTTAATTGCAGCCGTTTTACCGGATCTTGACATAAAATACATGCTTAAGATTTGCAAAATGATTGGTCTCACTGCACTCGTCGAG GTACATGACGAGAACGAAATGGATCGGATGCTGGCAATTGATGGAATTGAACTCATTGGCATCAATAACCGCAACCTCG AAACATTTGAAGTCGATACTAGCAACACAAAGAGGTTGCTTGAAGGAAAACGTGGGGAAACAATCCGACAAAAGGACATATTA GTGGTCGGGGAGTCTGGACTGTTCACTCCTGCTGACATTGCGTACGTGCAAGAAGCTGGTGTGAAAGCC GTGTTGGTCGGGGAGTCGATTGTGAAGCAGAAAGATCCAACACAAGGGATTAGAGGACTTTTTGGTAAAGATATAGCGGGTTAG